A section of the Bacteroidota bacterium genome encodes:
- a CDS encoding radical SAM protein, with amino-acid sequence MKTIRRQRKAAELREQWRAEGLQVPPMMIVSITQQCNLRCKGCYANVFKINGSQELTGTRFEDLLRESSELGISTIFLAGGEPLLRKDILEVTGRYRHIIFPFFTNGTLINDQWLNVFHGQKNLIPIISLEGQREQTDERRGRGVYDMFL; translated from the coding sequence ATGAAGACCATCAGAAGGCAGCGGAAGGCTGCTGAACTGAGGGAACAGTGGCGGGCGGAAGGGCTGCAGGTGCCACCGATGATGATCGTCAGCATCACACAGCAGTGCAACCTCCGCTGTAAGGGATGTTATGCCAATGTATTTAAGATAAACGGATCCCAGGAGCTGACGGGAACCCGGTTTGAGGATCTGCTCAGGGAGTCATCCGAGCTGGGTATCTCGACTATCTTCCTGGCCGGCGGTGAACCGCTGCTCCGGAAGGATATCCTGGAAGTGACCGGCCGTTACCGCCACATCATTTTTCCTTTCTTTACCAATGGCACCCTCATCAACGACCAGTGGCTCAATGTTTTCCATGGACAAAAGAACCTGATTCCCATTATCAGCCTCGAAGGACAAAGGGAGCAGACTGACGAGCGTCGTGGCAGAGGAGTGTACGATATGTTTCTTTAA